Proteins encoded together in one Plutella xylostella chromosome 17, ilPluXylo3.1, whole genome shotgun sequence window:
- the LOC105380457 gene encoding uncharacterized protein LOC105380457 produces MAICDRWVALKIVEFLLCVACVAARRVSSDDEARLALLLQKLSREWSLLNSVTWDSVGGSFADAVYGGYVIITFGLLLGRIFQEVPKGRRILEGFLLGCGLLFFLVLGGLALASLDSVPHTLVTNATVLGTLSLIVAALFLLDLMSPRVYTAARPTQTEGTETVSPIVGKKVSIANPPNTNGHLPNDPAAKTNGHLPNGHANGHLPNDKKEADDKTKEDKMTQKEETTLFDAPKHYPKFDDSPTDDLGKSKFGSLRDGMEGGNYIRLSDPLAPDRYDRLHYEHELAKFNEKYFRDYLDTVDGRFNVKEDYLPEPQLPLFSKVRSPRLKSLYEDVSPTYEQKRASKSPSRVRTVSTPTLQQLEDYLKGSNRNNRRADTPALFPMEPIAERADGLDGRASGTPTDPGFVQYSADKWPDKRDIRTPRHSPTH; encoded by the exons ATGGCGATATGTGACAGATGGGTCGCACTCAAGATAGTAGAGTTT CTCCTCTGCGTGGCGTgcgtggcggcgcggcgcgtgtCGTCGGACGACGAGGCGCGGCTGGCGCTGCTGCTGCAGAAGCTGTCGCGAGAGTGGTCGCTGCTCAACTCCGTCACCTGGGATTCGGTCGGCGGGTCCTTCGCTGACGCGGTTTATGGAG GTTACGTGATCATCACGTTCGGGCTGCTGCTCGGCCGCATATTCCAGGAGGTGCCGAAGGGGCGCCGCATCCTCGAGGGCTTCCTGCTGGGATGTGGCCTTCTGTTCTTCCTAGTCCTCG GTGGTTTGGCGCTGGCGTCGCTCGACTCGGTTCCCCACACGCTGGTGACTAACGCCACTGTCCTGGGGACGCTGTCGCTGATAGTGGCGGCTTTATTCCTCCTTGACCTGATGAGTCCGCGAGTGTACACGGCGGCTCGGCCCACACAGACCGAAGGCACGGAGACTGTATCTCCGATTGTGGGAAAGAAGGTCTCCATAGCCAACCCGCCCAACACCAATGGCCATCTACCCAACGATCCCGCCGCCAAAACGAATGGCCACTTACCCAATGGCCACGCAAATGGACATTTACCAAATGATAAGAAAGAAGCGGACGATAAAACCAAAGAAGACAAAATGACCCAAAAAGAGGAGACAACTTTATTCGACGCACCTAAACACTACCCAAAGTTCGACGACAGCCCTACAGATGACCTAGGGAAGTCCAAGTTCGGTTCTCTGAGAGACGGCATGGAGGGCGGCAACTACATCCGTCTGTCGGACCCTCTGGCTCCCGACCGGTACGACCGCCTGCACTACGAGCACGAGCTCGCCAAGTTCAACGAAAAGTACTTCCGAGACTACCTGGATACAGTCGACGGAAGATTCAATGTTAAAGAGGACTACTTGCCTGAGCCGCAGCTGCCGTTGTTCTCTAAGGTGCGCTCGCCGCGGCTGAAGAGCCTCTATGAAGACGTGTCTCCGACGTACGAACAAAAACGAGCATCGAAATCCCCTTCCCGTGTGCGAACAGTCTCCACACCCACGCTGCAGCAGTTAGAGGACTATTTAAAAGGGTCGAACAGGAACAATAGACGGGCCGACACGCCGGCGTTGTTCCCTATGGAGCCGATAGCGGAGCGCGCGGACGGGCTGGACGGGCGCGCGTCGGGGACGCCCACAGACCCCGGCTTCGTGCAGTACTCGGCCGACAAGTGGCCCGACAAGCGCGACATACGCACGCCCCGGCATAGTCCTACACATTGA